In Methanothermus fervidus DSM 2088, a single genomic region encodes these proteins:
- a CDS encoding HAD superfamily (subfamily IA) hydrolase, TIGR02253 (COGs: COG1011 hydrolase (HAD superfamily)~InterPro IPR005834: IPR005833: IPR011950: IPR006402: IPR 006439~KEGG: mth:MTH209 hypothetical protein~PFAM: Haloacid dehalogenase domain protein hydrolase~SPTR: O26311 Uncharacterized HAD-hydrolase MTH_209~TIGRFAM: HAD superfamily (subfamily IA) hydrolase, TIGR02253; HAD-superfamily hydrolase, subfamily IA, variant 3; HAD-superfamily hydrolase, subfamily IA, variant 1~PFAM: haloacid dehalogenase-like hydrolase~TIGRFAM: haloacid dehalogenase superfamily, subfamily IA, variant 3 with third motif having DD or ED; haloacid dehalogenase superfamily, subfamily IA, variant 1 with third motif having Dx(3-4)D or Dx(3-4)E; HAD superfamily (subfamily IA) hydrolase, TIGR02253) — translation MYKTVFFDIDDTLYNTSEFAELARKAALDAMIEAGLPLSRSKAYKLLRDIIKEKGSNYGKHFNLLTKRVLGKEDPLLIALAVITYHNVKFAHLKPFPETIPTLLYLKCKGYKIGVISNGLTIKQWEKLIRLGIHHFFDVVVTSEEVGVEKPEPGIFKEALKRIKSKAEEAVMVGDKLKEDILGAVKVGMSAVLIGDISEKEKEYLKKLENKTNKKIYVISKLDELKEIL, via the coding sequence ATGTATAAGACAGTATTTTTTGATATAGATGATACACTCTATAATACTTCTGAATTTGCTGAATTAGCACGTAAGGCAGCATTAGACGCCATGATAGAGGCAGGATTGCCTTTATCTCGTTCTAAAGCCTATAAGTTGCTCAGAGATATTATAAAAGAAAAAGGTTCTAATTATGGAAAACATTTCAATTTATTGACTAAAAGAGTCTTAGGTAAAGAAGATCCGCTATTGATAGCTTTAGCTGTTATAACATACCACAATGTTAAATTTGCACATCTAAAACCATTTCCAGAAACAATACCTACTTTATTGTATCTGAAATGTAAAGGATATAAAATAGGTGTGATATCAAATGGATTAACAATAAAACAATGGGAAAAATTGATTAGATTAGGTATTCATCATTTCTTCGATGTGGTAGTTACATCAGAAGAAGTTGGAGTAGAAAAACCAGAACCTGGTATATTTAAGGAAGCCTTAAAAAGAATAAAATCAAAAGCTGAAGAAGCAGTGATGGTAGGGGATAAACTTAAAGAAGATATTTTAGGCGCTGTCAAAGTTGGAATGTCTGCAGTGTTAATAGGTGATATATCTGAAAAAGAAAAAGAATATTTAAAAAAATTAGAAAATAAAACAAATAAGAAAATATATGTAATCTCAAAATTAGATGAATTAAAAGAGATTTTATGA
- a CDS encoding AAA ATPase (COGs: COG0606 ATPase with chaperone activity~InterPro IPR003593~KEGG: mth:MTH210 hypothetical protein~SMART: AAA ATPase~SPTR: O26312 Conserved protein~PFAM: Magnesium chelatase, subunit ChlI) produces MEYNYYHDELMVELFEILKQPKDLDSLDLSDTFVENLVLKIISMHGTIRTSKIKEITGLHLDILEEVLHELERRELCAQVKGGFLFSSVDYTITKKGREFAERIMKENPYIGMAPVSYDRYYKVMEAQLKGRFPIEIPEEVIEEAFKGVVGAEHAKEALVDSCTSGRGVFIYGPPGTGKTFLTSKMSKLLPPIIIPKYVEFGGQVVELYDPDFHVLCKEQPEDPRWVKIYAPFVFTGAELSLEKLDTNYNHNKGVYESSPIIKANGGVLLIDDLGRQRDDHEVILNRLIVPMENKIDTVYIRGVPVSFYSHFIPVFSTNLDISIMDEAHLRRAPIHVFLGPPSTDEIAKVFKNNLDKLGELYTDEAIERFTKTYKPTDEGGEGLEPTFAHARDIAEIAQAVRIRLGKEYIDEEVVEEALNRHVLITLQRKNIDITAEGKIRTYRIETSEIEKTKEILLKEGALQVSTESNSVIVDVDNTVTPSQILKVLENNGIIPNKVEIIGETDRELRKFVLTEG; encoded by the coding sequence ATGGAATATAATTACTATCATGATGAACTCATGGTTGAATTATTTGAAATTTTAAAACAGCCAAAAGACCTTGATAGTTTGGATCTTTCAGACACATTTGTTGAAAATCTTGTTTTAAAAATAATTTCAATGCATGGTACTATTAGAACAAGTAAAATAAAGGAGATAACAGGATTACATTTAGATATATTGGAAGAAGTTTTGCATGAGTTAGAGAGAAGAGAATTATGTGCACAAGTTAAAGGTGGGTTTTTATTTTCAAGTGTTGATTATACGATTACTAAAAAAGGAAGAGAATTTGCCGAAAGAATAATGAAAGAAAATCCATACATAGGGATGGCACCTGTTTCATATGATAGATATTACAAAGTGATGGAGGCTCAATTAAAGGGTAGATTTCCAATTGAGATTCCAGAAGAAGTTATAGAGGAAGCATTTAAAGGAGTTGTTGGAGCTGAACATGCTAAAGAAGCACTAGTAGATTCATGTACATCTGGTAGAGGTGTGTTTATTTATGGACCACCAGGTACTGGTAAAACATTTCTTACAAGTAAAATGTCTAAATTGCTCCCACCAATAATAATACCTAAATATGTGGAGTTTGGAGGACAAGTTGTTGAATTATATGATCCTGATTTCCATGTATTGTGTAAAGAACAGCCAGAAGATCCTCGGTGGGTTAAAATATATGCACCTTTTGTGTTTACAGGTGCTGAGTTAAGTTTAGAGAAATTAGATACAAATTACAACCATAATAAGGGCGTTTATGAATCTTCACCCATTATAAAAGCAAATGGTGGTGTTTTATTAATAGATGATTTAGGAAGACAAAGGGATGACCATGAAGTAATACTTAATAGACTTATAGTACCTATGGAGAACAAAATAGATACTGTCTATATAAGAGGAGTACCTGTAAGTTTTTATTCACATTTCATACCAGTTTTTTCAACAAATTTAGACATAAGTATAATGGACGAAGCTCACTTGAGGAGAGCACCAATTCATGTATTTTTAGGTCCTCCATCAACAGATGAAATCGCAAAAGTATTCAAAAACAATTTAGATAAATTAGGAGAATTATATACAGATGAAGCAATAGAAAGATTCACAAAAACATATAAACCAACTGATGAAGGCGGTGAAGGATTAGAACCAACTTTTGCTCATGCAAGAGATATAGCTGAAATAGCACAAGCAGTGAGAATAAGATTAGGTAAAGAATATATTGATGAAGAAGTAGTTGAGGAAGCATTGAATAGACATGTGTTAATAACTCTACAGAGGAAAAATATAGATATAACTGCAGAAGGTAAAATAAGGACATATAGAATAGAAACTTCAGAGATAGAAAAAACAAAAGAAATATTGTTAAAAGAAGGTGCTTTACAAGTTTCTACAGAATCAAATTCTGTAATTGTAGACGTTGATAATACAGTGACACCCTCACAAATCCTAAAAGTTCTTGAAAATAATGGAATAATACCTAATAAAGTAGAAATAATAGGTGAAACTGATCGAGAACTAAGAAAATTTGTTTTAACAGAGGGATAG
- a CDS encoding Appr-1-p processing domain protein (COGs: COG2110 phosphatase homologous to the C-terminal domain of histone macroH2A1~InterPro IPR002589~KEGG: mka:MK0950 hypothetical protein~PFAM: Appr-1-p processing domain protein~SMART: Appr-1-p processing domain protein~SPTR: Q8TWT2 Predicted phosphatase homologous to the C-terminal domain of histone macroH2A1~PFAM: Macro domain), producing the protein MKDKIEIIKGDITEVKADAIVNPANSYGKMGGGVALAIKNRGGKEIEKEAMSKAPIDIGDAISTTAGKLKARYVIHAPTMKKPSQPTDIETIKKATSAALEEALRLKVSSVAFPGMGTGVGGLPKEKAAKSMIEVMKKFLERKGKKIKIILVAYDDELYNAFKKAKAELV; encoded by the coding sequence TTGAAAGATAAAATAGAAATTATAAAAGGAGATATTACGGAAGTTAAGGCAGATGCAATCGTAAATCCTGCGAATTCATATGGAAAAATGGGTGGCGGTGTAGCATTAGCAATAAAAAATCGTGGAGGAAAAGAAATAGAAAAGGAAGCAATGTCTAAAGCCCCTATAGATATTGGCGATGCAATATCTACAACTGCTGGAAAATTAAAAGCAAGATATGTCATACATGCACCAACGATGAAAAAACCTTCCCAACCTACAGATATAGAAACTATAAAAAAGGCGACATCTGCTGCCTTAGAAGAAGCATTAAGATTAAAAGTATCATCTGTTGCTTTCCCCGGTATGGGTACTGGAGTTGGTGGTTTACCAAAAGAAAAAGCTGCTAAATCAATGATTGAAGTAATGAAAAAATTTTTAGAAAGAAAGGGGAAAAAGATTAAAATAATACTTGTAGCCTATGATGATGAATTGTACAATGCATTTAAAAAAGCTAAAGCTGAGTTAGTATAG
- a CDS encoding Carbohydrate-binding and sugar hydrolysis (COGs: COG3420 Nitrous oxidase accessory protein~InterPro IPR011050: IPR006633: IPR006626~KEGG: mth:MTH716 cell surface glycoprotein (s-layer protein)~SMART: Carbohydrate-binding and sugar hydrolysis; Parallel beta-helix repeat~SPTR: P27373 Cell surface glycoprotein~TIGRFAM: parallel beta-helix repeat (two copies)): MRKFTLLMLLLIVISMSGIAGAAEVKNLNTSKTFTKIQEAIDDPSTTDGNIIIVGPGNYTENILVNKSLTLKSNGSAIINAVSSEKSTITIKANNVWIEGFIIIGGKNGIYMENVTGCTITNNTIQNAFVSGWEYYGGNGICLVNSTNNTITNNIIRNNTWNGINVCESKGNIIKNNTIMYSGGIGIYVWGFNKFEGNNIIENNRIINATYGGIYLFRPSNNKICRNYIANVSSGGGGMSGAICIDVSDYNIVKDNIGINCDGGLFTDGMIGNEITNNIFKNCKVAVSESTYGPASRNNKIYGNYFINYETAISDPKGELVDNIWNTTEGGNYWSNYTGNNTGDGTGNIPYYYDNKPLVVDLAIEDIAAKPSGIEVRVKNLGKADIKKIDPLTKLKIKISCDNDVYETFIDPLSAGESQIVRWDKIVPEGNHTIKAEIPYSAEGYLIGTNIRDADISNNVFSKIVQGFVQNKTFTITLTNLGKSTITIKYYISIYTNPVNGTKVSYRELTITLKPNETKTIELGKYPFKYAVSGTMIVKNPSRYRIPLNLRIKYEIEGLNPQMREISKYIAPRGEFRYIARYTGKEEGYADVW; the protein is encoded by the coding sequence GTGAGAAAATTTACATTGCTGATGTTACTGTTGATAGTAATTTCAATGAGTGGAATTGCAGGAGCTGCAGAAGTAAAGAATCTAAACACGAGCAAAACATTCACTAAAATTCAGGAGGCTATTGATGATCCAAGTACAACAGATGGCAATATAATAATCGTTGGTCCAGGTAATTATACAGAAAATATACTAGTAAATAAGTCTCTAACTTTGAAATCTAATGGAAGTGCAATAATTAATGCTGTAAGTTCTGAAAAATCTACCATAACAATAAAAGCAAACAATGTGTGGATTGAAGGATTTATAATTATTGGAGGAAAAAATGGAATTTACATGGAAAATGTTACTGGTTGTACAATAACTAACAATACAATACAAAATGCCTTTGTCAGTGGGTGGGAATACTATGGAGGAAATGGAATTTGCTTAGTAAATTCCACAAACAACACTATAACTAATAATATCATCAGAAATAACACATGGAATGGCATTAACGTTTGTGAGTCCAAAGGAAACATTATTAAAAACAATACAATAATGTATAGTGGAGGAATAGGAATTTACGTTTGGGGATTTAACAAATTCGAAGGAAACAATATAATTGAAAATAATAGAATTATAAATGCAACCTATGGAGGTATATATCTATTTAGACCCTCAAATAACAAAATTTGTAGGAACTATATTGCAAATGTCAGCAGTGGTGGAGGAGGAATGTCAGGTGCCATTTGCATAGATGTATCAGATTACAACATTGTCAAAGACAACATTGGTATTAATTGTGATGGAGGATTATTTACAGATGGAATGATAGGCAATGAGATAACCAATAATATATTCAAAAATTGTAAAGTAGCAGTGAGTGAAAGTACTTATGGTCCAGCATCTAGGAACAATAAAATATATGGAAATTACTTTATTAACTACGAAACTGCAATATCTGATCCAAAAGGAGAATTAGTTGATAATATCTGGAATACAACTGAAGGTGGCAATTATTGGTCAAATTACACAGGAAATAATACAGGAGATGGAACTGGTAACATCCCATACTACTATGACAATAAACCATTAGTTGTCGATTTAGCAATTGAAGATATTGCAGCAAAGCCATCAGGAATAGAAGTACGTGTTAAAAATTTAGGAAAGGCAGATATCAAAAAAATAGACCCATTAACTAAACTCAAAATAAAAATAAGTTGTGATAATGATGTATATGAAACATTTATAGATCCACTTTCTGCAGGAGAATCACAAATTGTAAGATGGGACAAAATTGTTCCAGAAGGAAATCATACAATAAAAGCTGAAATTCCATACAGTGCTGAAGGTTATTTAATAGGAACAAATATCAGAGATGCAGACATCAGTAACAATGTATTCTCAAAAATTGTGCAAGGTTTTGTTCAAAACAAAACCTTCACAATAACCCTAACAAACTTAGGAAAATCAACAATAACCATAAAATATTACATCTCAATCTACACAAATCCAGTTAATGGAACTAAAGTCAGCTATAGAGAATTAACAATAACTCTAAAGCCAAATGAAACAAAAACAATAGAGTTAGGTAAATATCCATTTAAATATGCAGTATCTGGAACAATGATTGTCAA